One genomic window of Deltaproteobacteria bacterium includes the following:
- the trmL gene encoding tRNA (uridine(34)/cytosine(34)/5-carboxymethylaminomethyluridine(34)-2'-O)-methyltransferase TrmL: MHVVLFEPEIPPNTGSVARLCAATLTPLHLIEPLGFKIDDKHLKRAGLDYWPFVDLHVHKCWDDFLHQEKPGRLFYLSKKAELSYTSVSYHDDDYLVFGPETRGLPEPMREANAEFSLRIPMAGSGVRSLNLSNAVAIVLYEALRQLGRT, from the coding sequence ATGCATGTCGTGCTCTTCGAACCGGAAATCCCGCCCAACACTGGCAGCGTCGCGCGCCTGTGCGCCGCGACGTTGACGCCGCTGCATCTGATCGAGCCGCTCGGCTTTAAGATCGACGACAAGCATCTTAAACGGGCCGGCCTCGACTATTGGCCGTTCGTCGATCTCCACGTGCACAAGTGCTGGGACGATTTTTTGCACCAAGAAAAACCCGGCCGGCTGTTTTATCTCAGCAAAAAGGCCGAACTCTCTTACACGTCTGTGAGTTATCATGACGACGACTATTTGGTCTTCGGTCCGGAAACCCGCGGCCTGCCTGAGCCAATGCGCGAAGCCAACGCCGAATTCTCCTTGCGGATTCCGATGGCGGGCAGCGGTGTCAGAAGCTTGAATCTCTCCAACGCGGTCGCCATCGTGCTTTATGAAGCGTTGCGCCAGCTCGGGCGAACATAA